The following are encoded together in the Drosophila biarmipes strain raj3 chromosome 3L, RU_DBia_V1.1, whole genome shotgun sequence genome:
- the LOC108028267 gene encoding rhythmically expressed gene 2 protein produces MRSLSRFRLITFDVTNTLLQFRTTPGKQYGEIGALFGARCDNNELAKNFKANWYKMNRDYPNFGRSTPQMEWQNWWRKLIEGTFSESGAAIPDEKLQNFSNHLIELYKTSICWQPCNGSVELLQQLRKDLKPDKCKLGVIANFDPRLPALLQNTKLDQYLDFAVNSYEVEAEKPDAQIFHKAMERAGLDNLRPEECLHIGDGPTTDYLAAKELGWHSALVHEKSYAYLVKKYGEDIDRDHVFPSLYDFHKKVSDGAVVW; encoded by the exons ATGCGCAGCCTCAGCCGCTTCCGCCTCATCACCTTCGATGTGACCAACACACTGCTCCAGTTCCGAACCACCCCCGGCAAGCAGTACGGGGAAATCGGAGCCCTCTTCGGAGCCAGATGCGACAACAACGAGCTGGCCAAGAACTTCAAGGCCAACTG GTACAAGATGAACCGGGATTACCCCAACTTTGGACGCAGCACCCCCCAGATGGAGTGGCAGAACTGGTGGCGTAAGCTGATAGAAG GTACGTTTTCGGAGAGCGGGGCCGCCATTCCGGACGAGAAGCTGCAGAACTTTTCCAACCACCTCATCGAGCTGTACAAGACCTCCATTTGCTGGCAGCCCTGCAACGGCAGCGTGgaactgctgcagcagctccgCAAGGACCTGAAGCCGGACAAGTGCAAGTTGGGGGTGATAGCCAACTTCGATCCCCGCCTGCCGGCGCTGCTGCAGAACACCAAGTTGGACCAGTACCTGGACTTCGCGGTCAACTCGTACGAGGTGGAGGCCGAGAAGCCCGACGCACAGATCTTCCACAAGGCGATGGAGAGGGCGGGCCTGGACAACCTGCGGCCGGAGGAGTGTCTGCACATCGGGGACGGGCCCACCACGGACTACTTGGCCGCCAAGGAGTTGGGCTGGCACTCGGCGCTGGTGCACGAGAAGAGCTACGCCTACCTGGTCAAGAAGTACGGCGAGGACATCGACCGGGATCACGTCTTCCCCAGCCTGTACGACTTCCACAAAAAGGTCTCGGACGGAGCGGTGGTCTGGTGA